Proteins co-encoded in one Haloarcula pelagica genomic window:
- a CDS encoding UPF0179 family protein yields MSTVTLVGTRLASVGEEFVYHGEASGCAGCPYRDQCLNLTEGRRYRITEVRQSGQTLDCAVHDDGVRAVEVEPAPVRANVPTKGAYAGSAATLAGPCPHTECPSHRYCEPAGADFDEEYRIDSIVGDPPHDFCLLDRDLTLVEFEPPEDA; encoded by the coding sequence ATGAGTACGGTAACGCTCGTCGGCACTCGGCTCGCGTCCGTCGGCGAGGAGTTCGTCTACCACGGCGAAGCGAGCGGTTGCGCCGGCTGTCCGTACCGGGACCAGTGTCTCAACCTCACGGAGGGACGCCGGTACCGGATCACCGAGGTCCGACAGAGCGGCCAGACCTTAGACTGTGCCGTCCACGACGACGGCGTCCGGGCGGTCGAAGTCGAACCCGCGCCCGTCCGGGCGAACGTCCCGACGAAGGGCGCCTACGCGGGCAGCGCGGCCACACTGGCCGGCCCCTGTCCCCACACCGAGTGCCCGAGCCACCGGTACTGCGAACCGGCCGGGGCCGACTTCGACGAGGAGTACCGCATCGATTCGATCGTCGGCGACCCGCCACACGACTTCTGTCTGCTCGACCGGGATCTCACGCTCGTGGAGTTCGAACCGCCAGAGGACGCCTAA
- a CDS encoding DUF5820 family protein, producing the protein MRFAALDEDWTVWNETDEKVILAYRPDVFDSHDFPAPCLPTIYLTRGKRTRRPGAMRAGESWYVTLYLEPEVDRDADQYDDRDSAVEGAVDLANRFAAGELDYRSLYQIPREEYLTELDDRTGRA; encoded by the coding sequence ATGAGATTCGCGGCACTCGACGAGGACTGGACGGTCTGGAACGAGACCGACGAGAAGGTGATCCTGGCTTACCGTCCCGATGTCTTCGACAGCCACGACTTCCCCGCGCCCTGTCTGCCGACGATCTATCTCACCCGCGGGAAACGGACCCGGCGGCCCGGGGCGATGCGGGCCGGCGAGTCGTGGTACGTCACGCTGTATCTCGAACCGGAGGTCGACCGGGACGCCGATCAGTACGACGACCGGGACAGCGCCGTCGAGGGCGCCGTCGACCTCGCCAACCGGTTCGCTGCGGGGGAACTCGACTACCGGTCGCTGTACCAGATCCCGCGCGAGGAGTACCTGACGGAACTGGACGACCGGACCGGCCGTGCCTGA